A single window of Dermacentor albipictus isolate Rhodes 1998 colony chromosome 1, USDA_Dalb.pri_finalv2, whole genome shotgun sequence DNA harbors:
- the LOC135915074 gene encoding uncharacterized protein, with translation MRTAALEAAAQLEDTIRINTSQNIIIVSTPREDNAVKYSQIKELKLQEKRFSMTTYITAPENSAKGIIHGIPDYDTQEDIIRSLARNTPRVLHARRMGKTSSVIIVFQGEEVPHYVNYRNTTYRCLLYKKKIEVCGICRKVGHRDDVCPTPNEKCCIRCGKQNPPTDHDCELVCAICNGNHLSGSKQCRKRFQIPYIIRQRQWQKLSVEEQNIPNERRQSRSRERRSTQNSQETSASFFPGGSSSRSRSRSYPRLSSTPSATDSDGTSRNRSSSGRRTTPTNSGPQVSWANTVSSPNAQYPKMQALEAELQQMRQLIEQQRTEITKQRAEITRLQQKQQERSQTPRPTPPTNPSLNTTAPPHKRKAEDHTDNSSDISPRFEKLEHMITELANQMLQQHQENGAHLQQISARLDALETRSTNLESRVAATEAKVLRWESRFTSTASGSLKGVASKPYDRPPLSEISKPIAEPPPPQNGSHS, from the coding sequence ATGAGAACGGCCGCTCTGGAAGCGGCAGCGCAACTAGAAGACACGATCCGAATCAACACCAGCCAAAATATCATTATTGTCAGCACACCAAGAGAAGACAACGCCGTCAAGTACAGCCAAATCAAGGAGCTCAAATTACAAGAGAAGAGATTCAGCATGACTACTTACATTACGGCGCCTGAAAACTCGGCCAAAGGAATCATCCATGGGATTCCGGACTACGACACACAAGAAGACATTATTAGAAGTTTGGCGCGTAATACCCCCCGGGTCCTGCACGCCAGGCGCATGGGCAAGACGTCCTCAGTTATCATCGTTTTTCAAGGTGAAGAAGTACCACACTACGTCAACTACCGAAATACTACGTACCGGTGCCTTCTGTACAAGAAGAAGATCGAAGTGTGCGGAATCTGCCGAAAAGTCGGCCACCGGGACGATGTGTGCCCCACCCCGAACGAAAAATGTTGTATCCGGTGCGGCAAGCAAAACCCGCCAACGGACCATGACTGCGAACTAGTGTGCGCTATCTGCAACGGCAACCATCTCTCCGGCTCAAAGCAATGCAggaaacgtttccaaatccccTACATCATCCGACAACGACAGTGGCAGAAACTATCGGTGGAAGAACAGAACATCCCTAACGAGCGCAGGCAAAGTAGATCGCGAGAACGCCGATCGACGCAGAACAGCCAAGAAACCAGTGCAAGCTTTTTTCCCGGAGGATCGAGCAGCAGGAGCCGATCTCGGTCTTACCCGAGACTAAGCTCAACTCCAAGTGCCACCGACTCCGACGGGACGTCGCGGAACCGGTCGAGTTCCGGGAGACGAACGACCCCGACTAACAGCggtccacaggtgagctgggctaacacggtctcttctcccaatgctcagtatcctaagatgcaggctctcgaggcagaactccaacaaatgaggcagttaatagaacaacagagaaccgaaatcactaagcagcgtgcagaaatcacccgattacaacaaaaacaacaggAGCGCAGTCAGACGCCGCGCCCTACCCCACCAACTAATCCCTCACTCAACACCACAGCACCACCACATAAACGTAAGGCAGAAGATCATACAGACAACTCTTCAGACATATCACCAAGATTCGAGAAACTAGAACATATGATTACTGAGCTTGCCAACCAGATGCTTCAGCAACATCAGGAGAATGGTgcccacttgcaacaaataagcgcacgtctagaCGCTCTGGAAACCAGAAGCACCAACCTAGAGTCTCGGGTAGCCGCGACCGAAGCCAAAGTACTTCGCTGGGAGTCGAGATTTACATCCACGGCCTCCGGCTCCCTTAAGGGCGTGGCATCCAAACCCTATGACCGTCCACCCCTATCCGAAATCTCTAAACCGATCGCTGAACCCCCTCCACCTCAAAATGGCTCACACTCCTAA